The following proteins are co-located in the Ascochyta rabiei chromosome 8, complete sequence genome:
- a CDS encoding exosome non-catalytic core subunit rrp46 — MVAPEVTLTHLNRADGSATYTHHGYSIIGAVNGPIEVQRRDEQPEEATLEVNVRPSAGVGSTSPLHNTRVQLLTLRQHHANATWKRYCTPRSAASSSHASSRARSCRSRCKCAASPRKTHRPASTPA; from the coding sequence ATGGTCGCGCCGGAGGTCACACTCACGCATTTGAACCGCGCAGACGGCTCGGCGACATACACACACCACGGCTACTCCATCATCGGCGCAGTCAATGGCCCCATCGAAGTACAGCGCCGCGACGAGCAGCCCGAGGAAGCCACATTGGAAGTCAACGTGCGACCTTCTGCAGGCGTAGGCAGCACGTCACCTCTCCACAACACGCGAGTCCAGCTACTGACCCTTCGCCAGCACCACGCGAACGCCACCTGGAAACGCTACTGCACACCACGCTCCGCAGCATCATCCTCACACGCCTCATCCCGCGCACGCTCGTGCAGGTCACGCTGCAAGTGCGCAGCCTCCCCGAGGAAGACACATCGACCGGCGTCAACACCAGCCTGA
- a CDS encoding Non-specific serine/threonine protein kinase, whose translation MGATNIQDAKILIQSPRSKERTAGLKDLILILKHNRGKPSLEALGNKAYLALCETLFQCLRDERSSFLQGKSNTPKTQANFLRSATSLRLVIASGVRTIKSSTVEVIIDTIIEVLPGTDGLLLKPLLEDLPKTLRLLLEYQPHVERLSVDCWDAAVDFCIDSLAGFSTEAEAEALSSWSTNVSSRGRTPFHSTEVSIARGSTREPVQRTKSVTDEFAHSTENFIHCLLALVKATNAPVLDKAEAILTALLHFLSRRTGRGSVAAAALAGINAILARIALQSLDLSKRIIKGLLPLIKPMWSEHILRDEILITLTYTEAHISSLVADLEDTTTCLDLEAVLEAMYADYRTRKETTAHQYLEEDHLCFRHLGASGADTHPLHTLVFSMETEHAKSEGLWATVYAIARFSSMLDKRKRKTASEREVGGESVFKRARIDLLFDEYTRHIAEPRSNAKRAALQVVAFSVQEGPVDEDKLQSLLEKLTSCMADENVAHSVWAMIGLAATAFQISAKHPTLTSYWVSIWQSASRAVTSPSLCRAACHLMDVLLKLGIVPFAAVSDIVQSMLLSIELTGPSLFTETSSSLLITVIRERVKENPTHFNQTAERIVSWLFNKWTPSLWSERTYAAINAHHSNARDVLQMLYACLDTASSLPEPLPLLVLGSVSQARVWNTRYRTLAQYLLLLNDDDKYLAQMTVHFGSSQEAVVERQPTNTDIRVLDFCQSEVDRARERWKDVAQSNAQNITSSMMRIVTNLCIVAPAIASLSNPRERRVAALESSTNKLVHAFVSTLSKLQTEQYKIDAVLETCTKSLPDLSSYDKLDPKIFKQTGVSILSQHLSKALGDRQEVKQSFYAEDEDDFMDIDEGEDSQMTTNSTNPENDVPRQADQAETDTAALRASSSSYLHFITAVFETTDRSDRQIPSRFVDYLISLNENELLRSRQFIRSLLHSGLELSRTDCLNLLERLSDALAAPRAREYNTSEVANGMLVEVLIGTALVWGPDDKDPEAKLLYENVEDMYTYYVKGLEKNGIRRSSSLQEVIAVFLHGLLKHHPSLGQDPKVPSVRTSLFELLSRSEITIKYHIAERLPSMFEEFVLSEHDKILQDVDSSLPGEDDGLEGIAVRLLVLSKLASRWHTLLRSSIYRIFATAGSVKQAAQHAQRCILKVAESRGFASSQHLFQLFAPQILFTWLDRGNKIASIPFLTFDYSTLVDLIEDVEAEAVGQAIMFGRQDEVEYLAKQLNTATTDLLGKNIGKAAAYTISWDICRGFARNKAEPSYANLLKELMGSDQYFHLVQKRFPQVLACILQTIDQEERVGRSLEKKPAFTPAAKTLTEMINISHSPQDLNTGIEPSFNAFYLPDQLERLCRRTGDDPVGFWTSSTYTFVMRALLDRIHPALGSLYARSMIRKIRIVIALAGPVAYEGYPLQMTLQSLRPFLTDVQCAEDTVGIMQHLFERGSQYLRQHLNFVTGIGLSILISIRVFLGTAQDSTTQQSQHIATMTTANKFHNWLTEYLKSHAEVISLSERSSSVKAFKLITTAASQVRAEGNSIRGSEESTLLVEILNDVRSGRKLLNKTSREVALNLLCQNFQLAPTARDDILGKDQDAADYAGLVWESCRRANVGEGYLLWAARVLGRAFSAHGEIKQSIPVSRRLIPSGQNPKDSLGRISRETIIQEVVDLFYSDERNEVSLAENAVRYLIARLPKGDRQYEAEVYNAIPDAIGKALILYIPDPSVSALIASSEVLKIAAAPTEDKSVAVWVRNLAVALCAVASEDPILGALPALLHGIKHLAEKLFPYILHLVLLAEYEEERSVREAISTATMSWFCDCGPERAPYVRIIIQAILYLRSQPVPKEITRVDRDRWLDIDYLEASQAATACSMYRSALLFAETSSGQPVVKSASRRSSVLAPPPGLPTDLQLAIYKNLDEPDSFYGIDRGSNLSAVLDRLDYEEDGVKSLIFRSARLDSQMRRRNELELSDIRGTVRSLIMLNMNSVTHSLLLNDQFRHTGDDVVESTLHTARKLGQWDIKAPETNHTESATLFKAFQGLYFAKTPEQARNNFDQQMFATMNFLTGRNTSSVPTKTRLRTLAALTEADEVLRADNPEYLLDVWDRMKARERWMRAGEFTDVRQLLSCRETLFSVLSGNNAMIDSLHTRTATIRNMEVEALVSSSSISRRHGAIQESLASVTYLSDIVPKCKSAGLDIEATAQHEVANVLWEQGETDVSIRMRQSLIDHASFDSQNVELSLPVLLAKLGHHLAEARLAKPDAIMQEYLEPAIRELKGQEQGAGPGQVFHEFALFCDKQLQSPEAAEDLERIKTVMERKLQEYHDFIKLSKTDKSKGMRDTYQRSARRAKNWYELDHTEYERMRKGREQFLRQCLENYLLSLAASDEYNNDALRVFALWIEYADTDLANEAVKLYLSKVPSGKFALLMNQLSSRLQAESTDFQKLLLGLVFRICIEHPYHGMHQIFAIQMKVGPITREDVARAKDESARSRQKAAAEIANALRNDKQSRSYWSSIYQSNEIYHNLAMFKGEKESTQQGRELPLDRYSESKELVRSIPRLNVPPATLQVEVRPNMDYTDLPRIQRFKSNMSIANGLSAPKIITAIGTDGKPYKQLFKSGNDDLRQDAIMEQVFDQVSRLLKNHTSTRIRNIGIRTYKVLPLSTRSGLMEFVPNTVPLHTWVMPAHERYYPNDYKSDRCRKEIGACQADSLSTRVKVWKKVTENFHPVMRYFLLERFEDPDEWFERRLAYTRSTAAISILGHVLGLGDRHCHNILLDEKSGEVVHIDLGVSFEAGRVLPIPEVVPFRLTRDLVDAMGYTRTEGVFRRSCEFTMDTLREERESIMTLLNVLRYDPLVNWSVTPTKAKRMQEGDATNNTARGQSVVPGGTPAPSGQPGAAEEVLHESLKKKEKEEQAGEAGRALSVVEKKLSKTLSTKATVNELIQQATDERNLAVLYMGWASYA comes from the exons ATGGGAGCCACCAACATTCAGGACGCGAAGA TTCTCATTCAATCTCCACGCTCCAAAGAACGCACGGCCGGCCTAAAAGAcctcatcctcatcctcaAGCACAACCGCGGCAAGCCCAGTTTGGAGGCACTTGGAAACAAGGCTTACCTGGCACTATGCGAAACACTGTTTCAATGCCTGCGAGACGAACGATCGTCGTTCCTCCAGGGCAAATCCAACACACCCAAGACCCAGGCAAATTTCTTGCGTTCAGCGACATCCCTACGGCTTGTTATAGCCTCGGGTGTGCGAACCATCAAAAGCTCCACGGTCgaggttattatagacaCCATTATCGAAGTGCTGCCTGGCACAGATGGTCTACTCTTGAAGCCTCTCTTGGAAGATCTGCCAAAGACTTTGCGATTGTTACTGGAATACCAGCCACATGTTGAACGCTTATCTGTCGACTGCTGGGATGCCGCTGTCGATTTCTGTATTGACTCCTTGGCTGGATTTTCAACCGAGGCGGAAGCCGAAGCACTCAGCAGCTGGAGCACAAACGTCTCCAGTCGTGGCCGTACTCCATTCCACTCTACTGAGGTGTCGATTGCGAGAGGCAGCACTCGTGAGCCTGTACAAAGGACCAAATCGGTGACTGACGAATTTGCTCATTCTACAGAAAACTTCATACATTGTTTGCTTGCACTAGTCAAAGCCACCAACGCCCCAGTACTCGATAAAGCTGAAGCGATCCTGACGGCCCTATTGCACTTTCTTAGCCGAAGAACTGGGCGTGGCAGTGTTGCCGCCGCCGCTCTGGCTGGCATCAATGCAATTCTGGCTCGTATAGCCTTGCAGTCACTCGACCTGTCGAAGCGCATCATCAAGGGGCTACTACCACTGATAAAGCCAATGTGGTCCGAGCACATACTTCGCGATGAAATACTAATCACATTGACGTATACGGAAGCTCACATATCAAGTCTTGTAGCTGACCTAGAAGACACAACGACATGCCTTGATCTCGAAGCAGTGTTAGAAGCGATGTATGCAGACTATCGGACAAGGAAAGAAACTACTGCGCATCAGTATCTTGAGGAGGATCACCTCTGCTTTCGCCACTTGGGAGCTTCTGGCGCAGATACCCATCCTCTTCATACTCTGGTGTTCTCCATGGAGACGGAACACGCAAAGTCCGAAGGTCTGTGGGCGACTGTGTATGCTATCGCCCGGTTCTCGTCGATGCTCGATAAAAGAAAACGGAAGACGGCATCCGAACGTGAAGTTGGCGGTGAAAGTGTCTTCAAGCGCGCTCGTATCGATCTACTATTCGATGAGTATACGCGCCACATCGCCGAGCCCCGCTCCAATGCCAAGCGAGCTGCGTTACAAGTAGTGGCCTTTTCAGTCCAAGAGGGTCCCGTTGATGAGGACAAGTTGCAGTCGTTACTGGAGAAGCTCACCTCATGCATGGCTGACGAAAATGTGGCACATTCGGTCTGGGCGATGATCGGACTGGCTGC TACTGCGTTCCAGATATCTGCGAAGCATCCTACACTCACCTCCTACTGGGTGTCCATATGGCAGAGCGCATCAAGAGCCGTAACATCTCCCTCGTTGTGTCGCGCTGCATGTCATCTCATGGATGTCTTACTGAAGCTCGGGATCGTCCCCTTCGCTGCTGTTTCAGATATCGTCCAATCCATGCTCCTATCCATCGAATTGACAGGTCCGTCGTTGTTCACAGAGACAAGCTCATCTTTGCTGATAACAGTCATTCGAGAGCGGGTCAAGGAGAACCCGACTCATTTCAATCAGACTGCCGAGAGGATAGTGAGCTGGCTATTTAATAAGTGGACACCCA GTCTTTGGTCTGAGCGAACGTATGCTGCGATCAACGCGCATCACAGCAACGCTCGAGATGTTTTGCAGATGCTGTATGCTTGTTTGGACACAGCTTCCAGCCTCCCGGAGCCACTACCTTTACTCGTTCTAGGATCCGTCTCTCAAGCCAGAGTGTGGAACACTCGCTACCGAACACTTGCGCAGTATCTCCTCTTGCTTAACGATGATGACAAGTACCTTGCGCAGATGACTGTACACTTTGGATCTTCTCAGGAAGCTGTTGTTGAACGTCAACCAACAAACACAGATATCAGGGTGCTTGATTTCTGTCAGTCAGAAGTAGACAGGGCAAGAGAGCGCTGGAAGGATGTCGCTCAATCAAACGCTCAGAACATCACATCAAGCATGATGCGTATCGTCACCAATCTCTGCATAGTTGCTCCAGCAATTGCCAGTCTCAGTAATCCTCGAGAACGCCGAGTTGCCGCACTTGAGTCCTCCACCAACAAGCTTGTACATGCGTTTGTCAGCACGTTGAGTAAGCTGCAGACCGAACAATACAAAATAGATGCTGTACTTGAAACATGCACGAAAAGCCTCCCAGACCTGAGCTCTTATGATAAGCTGGACCCCAAGATTTTCAAACAGACAGGAGTCAGCATCCTATCCCAGCATCTTTCCAAGGCTCTAGGAGACCGCCAAGAAGTCAAACAGTCATTTTACgccgaagacgaagacgattTCATGGACATTGACGAGGGTGAAGATTCGCAGATGACCACAAACTCGACCAACCCCGAAAACGACGTGCCACGACAGGCTGATCAAGCAGAGACTGATACTGCTGCTTTACGCGCATCAAGCTCGTCATACCTCCATTTCATCACTGCAGTCTTTGAAACGACCGATCGAAGTGATCGTCAGATTCCCTCCAGATTTGTGGATTATCTAATCTCTTTGAACGAAAATGAGCTGCTGCGTTCCCGTCAGTTCATTCGTTCCCTACTACACAGCGGACTTGAACTCTCCCGAACTGATTGTTTGAACCTTCTGGAGCGACTTAGCGATGCCTTGGCAGCTCCTCGTGCCCGCGAGTACAACACATCCGAGGTTGCGAACGGCATGCTAGTGGAGGTTCTTATTGGCACTGCTCTTGTTTGGGGACCAGACGACAAGGACCCGGAAGCTAAGCTCCTCTACGAGAACGTCGAGGACATGTATACTTACTATGTGAAAGGTCTCGAGAAGAATGGAATCAGACGATCCTCGAGTCTTCAAGAGGTCATCGCTGTCTTCCTGCATGGTCTGCTGAAGCACCACCCAAGCTTGGGACAGGATCCCAAGGTGCCTTCTGTACGAACCAGCCTCTTCGAACTTCTCTCCAGGAGCGAGATCACCATAAAGTACCACATTGCTGAGCGTCTCCCGTCAATGTTCGAGGAATTTGTGCTTTCCGAGCATGATAAAATCCTGCAAGATGTCGACAGTAGCCTACCCGGCGAAGATGATGGTCTCGAGGGAATCGCCGTTCGACTGCTTGTCCTATCCAAGCTGGCATCACGGTGGCATACGCTACTAAGATCGAGTATCTATCGTATCTTTGCTACAGCCGGCTCTGTCAAGCAAGCCGCTCAACATGCCCAACGCTGTATATTGAAGGTGGCGGAATCCAGGGGGTTTGCAAGCTCACAGCACCTCTTTCAGCTGTTTGCCCCACAGATTCTGTTTACCTGGCTGGATCGTGGCAACAAGATCGCGTCCATACCTTTCCTAACATTCGACTACTCGACTTTAGTAGACCTGATTGAAGATGTCGAGGCTGAAGCAGTGGGCCAGGCCATAATGTTCGGGAGACAAGACGAGGTCGAGTACTTGGCAAAGCAGCTGAACACCGCTACGACCGACCTGCTTGGTAAGAACATTGGTAAGGCAGCAGCTTACACGATTTCATGGGATATCTGCAGAGGCTTCGCGCGCAACAAAGCGGAACCAAGTTACGCCAATTTGCTCAAGGAACTAATGGGCAGCGACCAGTACTTTCACCTCGTCCAGAAGCGGTTTCCACAAGTGCTTGCCTGCATCCTGCAGACGATCGACCAAGAGGAGCGCGTTGGAAGATCGCTAGAGAAGAAGCCTGCTTTCACGCCAGCTGCCAAAACCTTGACGGAGATGATCAACATCAGTCATTCTCCACAGGATCTGAACACAGGTATAGAGCCGTCTTTCAACGCCTTCTATCTACCAGACCAACTGGAAAGGCTGTGTCGGCGGACAGGTGACGACCCTGTTGGCTTTTGGACGTCGAGCACATACACTTTTGTAATGCGCGCCTTGCTAGACCGCATTCATCCTGCACTCGGTTCGTTGTATGCTCGATCCATGATTCGTAAGATACGGATCGTCATCGCTCTTGCTGGGCCTGTCGCTTATGAAGGCTATCCGCTGCAGATGACACTTCAGTCTTTACGTCCATTCCTCACCGACGTCCAGTGCGCAGAAGACACAGTGGGTATCATGCAACACTTGTTTGAACGCGGGTCCCAATACCTCAGACAACATCTAAATTTCGTGACAGGTATCGGCCTCTCGATTCTTATCTCCATCCGGGTCTTCTTGGGAACAGCACAGGATAGTACTACGCAGCAATCGCAACACATTGCGACAATGACAACAGCAAATAAGTTCCACAATTGGCTCACAGAATACCTCAAATCCCACGCCGAGGTCATATCTCTAAGCGAAAGGTCATCGTCAGTAAAGGCTTTCAAGCTCATCACTACCGCTGCATCTCAAGTCCGTGCAGAAGGTAATTCGATCCGCGGCAGTGAAGAAAGTACCTTACTCGTAGAGATACTGAACGATGTGAGATCTGGTCGCAAACTGCTCAATAAAACGTCTCGCGAGGTTGCCTTGAACCTGCTCTGTCAGAACTTCCAGCTTGCCCCAACGGCTCGAGATGATATTCTTGGAAAGGACCAAGACGCTGCAGACTATGCGGGCTTGGTGTGGGAATCGTGCCGTAGGGCCAACGTTGGTGAGGGCTATCTGCTTTGGGCCGCACGTGTCTTGGGCCGAGCATTCAGTGCGCATGGGGAAATCAAGCAGAGTATTCCTGTTTCTCGGCGCCTCATCCCGTCCGGTCAAAATCCAAAAGACTCCCTGGGAAGAATCTCAAGGGAAACCATCATTCAGGAGGTGGTTGATCTCTTCTACAGCGACGAGCGTAACGAGGTCAGCTTAGCTGAAAACGCAGTCAGATACCTAATTGCTCGCCTACCAAAGGGAGATCGACAATACGAAGCCGAGGTCTATAACGCGATTCCAGACGCTATAGGCAAGGCCCTCATACTCTATATTCCGGATCCATCCGTCTCTGCGCTCATTGCGTCCAGCGAAGTTTTGAAAATTGCTGCTGCTCCGACAGAGGATAAAAGCGTGGCTGTGTGGGTCAGAAACCTTGCAGTGGCACTCTGCGCGGTAGCGTCTGAGGATCCAATACTGGGTGCTCTTCCCGCCCTTCTCCATGGTATCAAACACCTAGCAGAGAAGCTGTTTCCGTATATCCTTCACCTCGTACTACTGGCTGAGTACGAAGAGGAGCGTAGCGTTCGGGAAGCGATATCAACAGCTACAATGTCTTGGTTCTGCGACTGCGGTCCAGAACGAGCACCCTACGTGCGTATCATTATACAGGCCATTTTGTATCTCCGCAGCCAACCAGTGCCGAAAGAAATTACTCGGGTCGATAGGGATCGATGGCTGGACATTGACTATCTCGAGGCGTCGCAGGCTGCAACCGCTTGTTCCATGTACAGAAGCGCTTTGCTGTTCGCAGAAACCTCGTCAGGGCAGCCTGTAGTCAAGAGCGCTTCGAGAAGGTCTTCTGTTCTTGCTCCACCTCCAGGACTACCGACCGACCTTCAGCTTGCAATTTATAAAAATCTGGATGAGCCTGATTCATTCTATGGTATTGACAGAGGCTCTAACCTCTCAGCTGTCTTGGACCGTCTTGACTATGAGGAAGATGGCGTCAAAAGTCTAATTTTTCGAAGTGCTCGGCTCGATAGTCAGATGCGACGTCGTAACGAACTTGAGCTTTCCGATATTCGTGGCACTGTAAGGTCGCTCATCATGCTCAACATGAACAGTGTCACCCATTCTTTACTTTTGAACGACCAGTTCAGGCATACAGGAGACGACGTCGTGGAAAGTACGCTGCACACCGCTCGCAAACTGGGCCAATGGGACATCAAGGCCCCAGAGACGAACCATACCGAATCTGCGACGCTGTTCAAAGCCTTTCAAGGTCTCTATTTTGCAAAGACACCTGAACAAGCCCGGAACAACTTCGACCAGCAGATGTTTGCTACAATGAACTTTCTGACTGGAAGGAACACCTCATCGGTCCCGACGAAGACCCGTCTTCGGACTCTAGCTGCCTTGACCGAAGCTGACGAAGTCCTCAGAGCTGATAACCCAGAGTACCTACTTGACGTTTGGGACCGCATGAAAGCTCGGGAGAGGTGGATGCGAGCGGGAGA GTTCACTGACGTTCGCCAATTACTGTCATGCCGCGAAACCCTCTTCAGCGTACTTAGCGGGAACAACGCCATGATAGATTCGTTACACACACGCACTGCGACCATACGCAACATGGAGGTGGAGGCGCTGGTCTCTTCATCCTCGATCAGCAGACGACATGGAGCCATTCAGGAATCACTGGCAAGCGTTACCTATCTGTCGGACATTGTACCAAAGTGCAAAAGTGCAGGACTGGACATCGAAGCTACGGCACAACACGAAGTAGCAAATGTGCTGTGGGAACAGGGCGAAACCGATGTTTCTATACGCATGCGTCAAAGTCTGATCGATCACGCCAGCTTCGATTCACAGAACGTGGAACTGAGTCTGCCTGTGCTACTGGCTAAGCTG GGACACCACCTTGCTGAAGCTCGGCTTGCGAAACCTGACGCAATCATGCAAGAGTACCTCGAGCCAGCAATCCGGGAACTGAAGGGCCAGGAGCAAGGAGCAGGCCCAGGACAAGTGTTCCATGAGTTTGCCCTGTTCTGTGACAAACAGCTGCAAAGCCCGGAGGCTGCAGAGGATCTGGAACGTATCAAGACCGTTATGGAACGAAAGCTGCAAGAGTATCACGACTTCATAAAGCTCTCCAAGACCGATAAAAGCAAGGGCATGCGAGACACATATCAACGCAGCGCCCGTCGAGCAAAAAATTGGTACGAATTAGACCATACTGAGTATGAACGCATGCGAAAGGGACGCGAGCAATTTTTGCGCCAATGTCTTGAGAATTATTTGCTCTCCTTGGCCGCGAGCGATGAGTATAACAATGACGCTCTTCGCGTTTTCGCTCTCTGGATTGAATACGCCGATACCGACCTTGCCAACGAAGCTGTTAAGTTGTATTTGAGCAAGGTGCCCAGCGGAAAGTTCGCTTTGCTCATGAATCAATTATCATCTCGATTACAGGCTGAGAGTACTGACTTCCAAAAGCTTCTGTTAGGCCTGGTCTTCCGCATCTGCATCGAGCATCCATACCACGGTATGCATCAAATCTTTGCAATACAGATGAAAGTAGGCCCGATCACCAGGGAGGATGTGGCTCGCGCCAAAGACGAATCGGCAAGGTCTCGTCAGAAAGCTGCGGCAGAGATAGCAAACGCGCTCAGGAACGATAAGCAATCACGATCGTATTGGAGCTCTATCTACCAGTCCAACGAGATCTACCATAACCTTGCCATGTTCAAGGGCGAGAAAGAAAGCACACAACAAGGCCGCGAGCTACCTCTTGATCGCTATAGCGAATCGAAGGAGCTCGTGAGGTCTATCCCGAGGCTCAACGTCCCACCGGCGACATTGCAAGTCGAGGTGCGACCAAATATGGATTACACAGACTTGCCAAGGATTCAAAGATTCAAGTCCAACATGAGCATTGCGAACGGTCTCAGTGCACCAAAGATCATCACGGCAATTGGTACTGATGGCAAGCCGTACAAACAGTTG TTCAAATCTGGCAACGACGATCTTCGTCAAGACGCAATCATGGAGCAAGTTTTCGACCAGGTGTCGCGACTACTAAAGAATCACACATCTACACGCATCCGAAACATCGGCATTCGAACCTATAAAGTGCTACCGCTGTCTACTCGCTCTGGACTAATGGAATTCGTGCCAAATACGGTACCTCTACACACATGGGTGATGCCCGCACACGAGAGATACTATCCAAACGACTACAAGTCTGACAGATGCCGGAAGGAGATTGGTGCTTGCCAAGCCGATTCTCTCAGTACACGCGTGAAAGTATGGAAAAAGGTCACCGAAAACTTCCACCCCGTCATGCGATACTTCCTCCTCGAGCGTTTCGAGGACCCAGACGAGTGGTTCGAACGCCGTCTTGCGTACACACGCTCGACAGCGGCGATTTCCATCCTAGGTCATGTTCTCGGTCTCGGTGATCGTCACTGTCACAACATTCTTCTCGATGAGAAATCCGGAGAAGTTGTACATATTGATCTTGGTGTGTCGTTTGAGGCGGGCCGCGTCTTGCCCATTCCAGAAGTCGTACCCTTCCGCCTTACCCGTGACCTCGTCGACGCAATGGGTTACACCAGAACCGAAGGTGTATTCCGCCGTTCCTGCGAATTTACTATGGACACCCTCCGCGAAGAACGCGAGTCAATCATGACGCTTCTCAACGTCCTGCGCTACGATCCTCTCGTGAACTGGAGCGTCACGCCCACGAAAGCAAAGCGGATGCAGGAAGGCGATGCCACCAACAATACCGCGCGCGGACAAAGCGTTGTACCTGGTGGCACACCGGCGCCATCTGGGCAGCCAGGAGCGGCTGAAGAAGTACTCCATGAGAGCCTTaaaaagaaagagaaagaggaGCAGGCTGGTGAGGCTGGAAGAGCGCTCAGTGTGGTTGAGAAGAAGTTGAGTAAGACGCTCAGTACGAAAGCGACGGTCAACGAGCTCATTCAGCAGGCGACTGATGAGAGGAATCTGGCGGTGCTATATATGGGGTGGGCTAGTTATGCATAG
- a CDS encoding glycine cleavage system H-protein subunit, translating to MASRYSVARAARQWTSAAAKRPSPFACQQWRQTAQMPRLFTVSAQLKEKKYTEDHEWIEMSADGKTCTLGISEYAAKALGDVVYIELPEVDLEVSEGDAIGAVESVKSASDILTPISGTVAEVNEGLQDKPSDINKDPEGEAWIARIAVSEEPAGKLMSKSEYTEFTEEA from the exons ATGGCGTCTCGATACTCTGTTGCCCGCGCTGCGCGCCAATGGACTTCAGCTGCCGCGAAGAGGCCAAGCCCTTTTGCCTGCCAGCAATGGAGACAGACAGCTCAGATGCCCCGGCTATTCACGGTATCTGCTCAAT TGAAGGAGAAGAAATACACCGAGGATCACGAATGGATCGAGATGTCCGCCGACGGCAAGACAT GTACACTCGGTATCTCCGAATACGCCGCGAAAGCTCTCGGCGACGTTGTCTACATTGAGCTGCCTGAGGTTGACCTTGAGGTTAGCGAAGGTGATGCAATTGGCGCCGTCGAGTCTGTTAAGTCTGCTTCGGATATTCTTACACCAATCAGCGGGACTGTCGCCGAGGTGAACGAAGGTCTGCAGGACAAGCCCAGCGACATCAACAAGGACCCCGAGGGCGAGGCCTGGATTGCCAGGATCGCAGTGTCAGAGGAACCAGCGGGCAAGCTGATGAGCAAGTCTGAGTACACCGAGTTCACGGAGGAGGCATAA
- a CDS encoding E2 ubiquitin-conjugating enzyme: protein MAGSSRGPSPIKRLMTELQTYQRDPNEELLELGPVDEDVMHWRAVMKGVQGTAYEGGTWLLDIHIPSTYPNAPPSIRFITPICHPNIDFRTGDICLDLLKTSWSPAYTIATTLTSVHQLLTSAEPDSPLNVDVAQLFRQRDYVAAEALIRFYTETERYTGRGR, encoded by the exons ATGGCAGGCTCATCGCGCGGCCCATCACCCATCAAGCGGCTCATGACGGAGCTGCAAACATACCAGCGCGACCCAAACGAAGAGCTGCTCGAACTCGGCCCCGTAGACGAGGATGTAATGCACTGGCGCGCCGTGATGAAAGGCGTCCAAGGGACAGCATATGAAG GCGGCACCTGGCTCCTCGACATCCACATCCCGTCCACGTACCCCAACGCGCCGCCCTCCATCCGCTTCATAACCCCCATCTGCCACCCCAACATCGACTTCAGGACCGGCGACATCTGTCTGGATCTGCTGAAGACGAGCTGGTCCCCTGCCTACACCATTGCGACCACCCTGACCAGCGTCCACCAGCTGCTGACGAGCGCGGAGCCGGACAGCCCGCTAAATGTCGATGTTGCCCAGCTGTTTCGGCAGCGCGATTATGTGGCTGCCGAGGCGCTGATTAGGTTTTACACCGAGACCGAGCGGTATACTGGGCGGGGGAGGTGA
- a CDS encoding exosome non-catalytic core subunit rrp46, variant 2 — protein sequence MVAPEVTLTHLNRADGSATYTHHGYSIIGAVNGPIEVQRRDEQPEEATLEVNVRPSAGVGTPRERHLETLLHTTLRSIILTRLIPRTLVQVTLQVRSLPEEDTSTGVNTSLTLLPHLLHTALLGLLSASIPLATTLTSVLVAYPSASTKSSTPLLAPTANELLRAKPVRSIHVFAFSGDRRLLLDESDGRFGYDEWEEASELAEEACCREEDEGGVSLRDSMEVDGGVQSKNLHQWLRGIVATKVAYEQRWKSAT from the exons ATGGTCGCGCCGGAGGTCACACTCACGCATTTGAACCGCGCAGACGGCTCGGCGACATACACACACCACGGCTACTCCATCATCGGCGCAGTCAATGGCCCCATCGAAGTACAGCGCCGCGACGAGCAGCCCGAGGAAGCCACATTGGAAGTCAACGTGCGACCTTCTGCAGGCGTAGGCA CACCACGCGAACGCCACCTGGAAACGCTACTGCACACCACGCTCCGCAGCATCATCCTCACACGCCTCATCCCGCGCACGCTCGTGCAGGTCACGCTGCAAGTGCGCAGCCTCCCCGAGGAAGACACATCGACCGGCGTCAACACCAGCCTGACGCTGCTCCCGCACCTGCTGCACACGGCGCTGCTCGGCCTGCTGTCCGCCTCGATCCCGCTCGCCACGACGCTGACGAGCGTCCTCGTCGCCTACCCCTCCGCGTCGACCAAGAGCTCCACGCCGCTCCTCGCGCCCACGGCGAACGAGCTGCTGCGCGCCAAGCCCGTCAGGTCGATCCACGTGTTTGCCTTTTCGGGCGACCGGCGACTGCTGCTGGACGAGAGCGATGGGAGGTTCGGCTACGACGAGTGGGAGGAGGCGAGTGAGCTGGCAGAGGAAGCGTGCTGCAGAGAGGAGGACGAGGGGGGTGTGAGTTTACGAGACAGCATGGAGGTGGACGGGGGGGTGCAGAGCAAGAATCTGCACCAGTGGCTGCGGGGGATCGTGGCGACGAAGGTGGCGTACGAACAGAGGTGGAAGAGCGCCACGTGA